One window from the genome of Candidatus Poribacteria bacterium encodes:
- a CDS encoding TonB-dependent receptor, protein MGCQTPRFREHFYLGLLLLILGMSFGLGDVSAADSETQQVVKITGSVVDSETQEPLAGVTVRVIDTQILVTTDEAGTFSFELPSGTHRIQATAPFYNSYVISDFQVNVAEAPQPVQILLVPQVVKLDAIKMPVQLSQASERGLLEQRMRRSRIEDSISTEEISRLPASSAGEAIKRVTGVSIVGGRYVFVRGLGERYSNTLLNNVEIPSPEPNRRVVPMDIFPASLLASLQTVKTFSPDQPGGFAGGSVQVFTKDFPEELMMSLSMSSGFNTQATGEDGLTYPGGGLDFLGFDDGSRALPSIVETRAAGLPIRERGRFTPLGFTAEQIQEFGQSFDNVWSPERQSIPVNQGYKFSLGNSNTLLGKEFGYLGVISYGNSHSYGTQVRNAFRIGLNETLSPVTSYKVERSGNEVDWGSVLNGSLRFSPQHQVSVRTLFTHTAEDETRTWEGFNADRNTDMRSTRLRYVERQLFSGQLAGTHDFNFGEPELAEGPEQPDASMEWRLTYSRASRDEPDTRENIYEDRGDGTYTFRDVTHSGSRFFFDLEDDEYNARADWKIPIGAEGLFKFGGLLRDRSRTFDARRFRFLPSDQVDTTVDLSAQPEVLFQTQNIAPRVFELRESTRATDNYLADHAIYAGYLMLDMPIRAKWQFMMGTRLESSAQKVTTYDPFSASAQPIVAVLETLDLLPGANLTYRLTERMNLRLAASRTITRPDFRELAPFEFTDFVGGRTILGNPELERTQIDNYDFRWEAFPQIGGVLAVSAFYKRFQKPIEQIVQPQAEVRITYENADAANNYGLELEARQNLGVITPALSNFSINTNAALISSQVVLPDVGIQTSSERPLQGQCPYIVNVSIGYEAPNWGISSAIAYNIFGRRLSEVGNHGVPDVYEQPRGQLDVSFSRVVADYFKVSFSAKNLLDPYVFFRQGEETYVQYKLGRAFSFGVSYDL, encoded by the coding sequence ATGGGCTGCCAAACTCCACGCTTTAGGGAGCACTTCTACCTCGGCTTGCTGCTTTTGATCCTTGGGATGTCGTTCGGGCTTGGGGACGTAAGCGCCGCCGACTCAGAAACGCAACAAGTCGTCAAAATAACAGGTAGTGTTGTCGATAGTGAAACCCAAGAGCCGCTGGCTGGCGTAACCGTTCGGGTTATAGATACACAGATTCTGGTAACAACCGATGAAGCAGGTACATTTTCATTTGAATTGCCAAGTGGTACCCACAGAATTCAGGCAACCGCGCCGTTTTACAATAGTTATGTAATATCGGATTTTCAGGTCAACGTGGCAGAAGCACCACAGCCCGTGCAAATATTACTGGTGCCGCAAGTGGTCAAACTTGACGCGATTAAGATGCCCGTCCAGTTAAGCCAGGCGAGTGAGCGCGGCCTCCTTGAACAACGGATGCGTAGATCGCGAATTGAGGATAGCATTAGTACAGAAGAAATTAGCCGCCTGCCAGCGTCTTCTGCGGGTGAGGCGATAAAACGGGTAACAGGTGTTAGTATTGTCGGCGGTCGTTATGTATTTGTCCGCGGCTTGGGAGAACGTTACAGCAATACGCTCCTTAACAATGTCGAGATTCCGAGTCCTGAACCGAACCGACGGGTCGTGCCGATGGATATATTCCCGGCAAGCCTTCTGGCGAGTTTACAGACGGTGAAAACCTTCTCACCCGATCAGCCTGGCGGTTTCGCGGGCGGCTCGGTTCAAGTTTTCACCAAAGATTTTCCCGAAGAACTGATGATGTCGCTATCAATGTCGAGCGGTTTTAACACACAAGCGACAGGCGAAGACGGTTTAACGTACCCGGGCGGTGGTCTCGATTTTCTCGGGTTCGACGACGGTTCGCGAGCGCTGCCGTCTATCGTCGAAACGCGTGCGGCGGGTTTACCCATCCGGGAACGCGGTCGTTTTACGCCGTTAGGATTCACCGCCGAACAGATTCAAGAGTTCGGACAATCGTTTGACAACGTCTGGTCCCCGGAACGACAATCCATCCCAGTTAACCAAGGTTACAAATTCAGTCTCGGCAATAGTAATACCCTTTTGGGTAAAGAGTTCGGCTATTTAGGGGTTATCTCTTACGGGAATAGCCATAGTTACGGCACACAGGTGCGCAACGCCTTCCGTATCGGTCTCAACGAGACGCTTTCACCCGTGACTTCCTATAAGGTTGAACGGAGTGGCAATGAAGTAGACTGGGGGAGTGTGTTGAACGGAAGTCTACGGTTCTCCCCGCAACATCAAGTCAGCGTCCGGACGCTTTTCACACATACCGCTGAAGATGAGACGCGGACATGGGAAGGCTTCAATGCCGATAGAAATACGGATATGCGGAGTACGCGGCTGCGCTATGTTGAACGTCAACTCTTCTCAGGGCAACTCGCTGGCACACACGACTTCAATTTCGGTGAACCTGAACTGGCGGAGGGTCCAGAGCAGCCGGATGCCTCTATGGAGTGGCGGCTTACATATTCCCGTGCTTCGCGAGATGAACCGGATACCCGCGAAAATATCTACGAAGATCGCGGCGACGGCACCTACACCTTCCGCGACGTTACACACAGCGGTAGCAGATTCTTCTTCGACCTTGAAGACGACGAATACAACGCCCGTGCTGATTGGAAGATTCCGATCGGTGCTGAAGGGCTCTTCAAATTTGGTGGACTCCTCCGGGACAGATCCCGTACGTTTGATGCCCGTCGCTTCAGGTTCCTGCCTTCTGACCAGGTAGATACGACGGTCGATCTATCTGCACAACCGGAAGTCCTTTTCCAAACCCAAAACATTGCCCCTCGCGTCTTTGAATTACGAGAATCAACGCGTGCGACTGATAACTACCTCGCAGATCACGCTATCTACGCAGGCTACCTGATGCTTGATATGCCGATTCGCGCGAAATGGCAGTTCATGATGGGAACACGATTGGAATCTTCAGCGCAAAAGGTCACGACCTACGATCCATTCTCCGCCTCCGCGCAACCGATTGTAGCGGTTTTGGAAACGCTCGACTTACTGCCGGGTGCGAACTTAACGTATCGCTTAACAGAACGGATGAACTTGCGTCTCGCGGCATCTCGGACGATCACACGTCCGGATTTCCGAGAACTGGCTCCGTTTGAATTTACAGATTTCGTCGGTGGTAGAACAATCCTCGGTAACCCAGAACTCGAGCGGACGCAGATCGATAACTACGATTTCCGCTGGGAGGCTTTTCCACAGATAGGTGGTGTTTTAGCCGTGAGTGCCTTCTATAAACGATTCCAGAAACCGATTGAGCAGATTGTGCAACCCCAGGCAGAAGTTCGGATTACTTATGAAAATGCTGATGCCGCGAACAATTACGGACTGGAGTTAGAAGCCCGTCAGAATTTGGGCGTGATTACACCAGCACTGAGCAACTTCTCGATTAACACAAACGCAGCGTTAATCTCCTCGCAGGTGGTACTCCCAGATGTCGGTATTCAAACCTCCTCTGAGCGTCCACTACAGGGTCAGTGTCCTTACATTGTCAACGTGTCTATCGGTTATGAAGCCCCGAACTGGGGTATTTCAAGCGCGATTGCGTATAACATCTTTGGACGTAGGCTCTCTGAAGTGGGGAACCACGGTGTCCCGGATGTCTACGAACAACCGCGCGGTCAACTGGACGTGAGTTTCAGTCGGGTCGTTGCTGATTACTTCAAGGTTAGTTTTTCGGCGAAAAACTTACTCGATCCCTATGTCTTTTTTAGGCAAGGTGAAGAAACTTATGTTCAGTATAAATTGGGCAGAGCGTTCTCGTTTGGGGTAAGTTACGATTTGTAA
- a CDS encoding SEC59/DGK1/VTE5 family protein, whose translation MLTELLRKSIHLSGLILPVIYFFLDKSTMLIFVGILTGIAIAVELVKWFSPSFGGFFLQIFAPMLRSHERRGAMTGATYYIISAFLCILFFSKTLAVVCIFFMVLGDLAAALVGKKWGRTKLLGTKSLEGSAACFVVCAAIALIKLHPVIGIIGALVATVVEMLPFPIDDNLTVPLVSGAVMHFLMQSAFIQSLAVW comes from the coding sequence ATGTTAACCGAACTCCTTCGGAAAAGCATTCATTTATCAGGACTGATCTTACCGGTTATCTATTTTTTTCTTGATAAGTCGACGATGTTAATTTTTGTCGGCATATTGACGGGAATCGCGATTGCCGTAGAATTGGTAAAATGGTTTTCCCCGAGTTTTGGGGGTTTCTTTTTGCAAATTTTCGCGCCTATGCTCCGTAGCCATGAACGGAGGGGCGCGATGACGGGCGCGACCTATTACATCATCAGCGCGTTCTTGTGTATCCTTTTTTTTAGTAAGACGCTGGCTGTTGTCTGTATCTTTTTCATGGTCCTTGGGGACCTCGCAGCCGCACTGGTAGGAAAAAAGTGGGGGCGGACGAAACTTCTTGGCACAAAAAGTTTAGAAGGCAGTGCTGCGTGTTTCGTCGTTTGTGCTGCAATCGCCCTCATCAAATTACATCCTGTTATCGGGATTATCGGCGCATTAGTTGCCACAGTCGTAGAGATGCTTCCGTTCCCGATTGACGATAACTTGACGGTCCCGTTGGTTTCGGGGGCAGTCATGCACTTTTTGATGCAGAGTGCCTTCATTCAGTCTTTAGCCGTGTGGTAA